In one Alnus glutinosa chromosome 14, dhAlnGlut1.1, whole genome shotgun sequence genomic region, the following are encoded:
- the LOC133857329 gene encoding probable glycosyltransferase At5g03795 isoform X2, translated as MNIALLAQKLCHIAIWRLMVIFGMLVAVLIVSQCIALPYSKILSLSPANKGSIVMVVPSATILNNSPPNKHFIVNLVVGNDTYTSSDKDAGFGNQTKETDKFNDLASDGDTNSNGEFKLEKDDSKASINLTSGKVQNQSGNLPVVSQGTPTKGMGNFDADSRTSESFFADNISSIGNVKQTMKMQPKGKKIKPLQAVSVTLNHKFSMASISNSILKRWEKQATSISQMNSILLESPVSSRSMRPNWSSARDRELLSAKLEIENAPVIRNMPGLHAFVFRNVSMFKREGEKPIFHQPRMRGIYASEGWFMKLMEGSKRFVVRDPRKAHLFYLPFSSQMLRAELSGQNIHSQNDLEKYLKNYVKLIAGKYRFWNRTHGADHFLVACHDWASRVTRQHMKNCIRSLCNANVAKGFKLGKDTTLPVTYIRSMEDPLKDLGGNPPSQRHILAFFAGSMHGYVRPILLQYWENKEPDMKIFGPMPRDIEGKKVYREYMKSSKYCICARGYEVHTPRVVEAIFYECVPVIISDNYVPPFFEVLNWEAFAVFIQEKEIPNLRNILLSIPEEKYLAMQLGVKMIQKHFLWHKMPVKYDLFHMVLHSIWYNRVFQMKSK; from the exons ATGAATATTGCTCTCCTAGCCCAGAAGTTATGTCACATAGCAATCTGGAGACTGATGGTGATCTTTGGCATGTTGGTTGCTGTTTTAATTGTTTCTCAGTGTATTGCACTTCCCTACAGCAAAATATTGTCTCTATCTCCTGCTAACAAGGGTTCGATAGTTATGGTAGTTCCCAGTGCCACGATTTTAAACAATTCACCACCAAATAAACATTTTATTGTTAATCTTGTGGTGGGTAATGATACTTATACTTCTTCTGACAAAGATGCTGGGTTTGGGaatcaaacaaaagaaacagataAATTCAATGATCTAGCTTCAGATGGTGACACAAACTCTAATGGGGAGTTTAAATTGGAGAAAGATGACTCCAAAGCAAGCATAAATTTAACCTCGGGTAAAGTTCAAAATCAATCTGGCAACTTGCCAGTTGTATCACAAGGAACTCCTACAAAGGGCATGGGAAACTTTGATGCAGATTCAAGGACTTCAGAGTCATTCTTTGCAGACAACATATCTTCAATTGGCAATGTCAAACAAACTATGAAAATGCAACCCAAGGGTAAGAAGATTAAGCCACTGCAAGCTGTTTCTGTCACCTTGAACCATAAATTTTCCATGGCAAGTATTTCCAACTCCATATTGAAGAGGTGGGAGAAGCAGGCAACATCCATATCCCAGATGAACTCAATATTGCTTGAAAGTCCGGTGTCTTCTCGTTCCATG AGACCCAATTGGTCTTCTGCACGTGATCGTGAACTCCTATCTGCAAAACTAGAGATTGAGAATGCTCCTGTGATAAGGAACATGCCAGGGCTTCATGCTTTTGTTTTTCGAAATGTATCCATGTTTAAAAG GGAAGGTGAAAAGCCCATATTCCATCAGCCACGAATGAGAGGAATTTATGCCTCGGAAGGATGGTTTATGAAACTGATGGAGGGAAGCAAAAGATTTGTTGTGAGGGACCCCAGAAAAGCTCACTTGTTTTACTTACCCTTCAGTTCGCAAATGCTAAGGGCTGAACTTTCTGGGCAAAATATTCACAGTCAGAATGACCTAGAGAAATATCTGAAGAACTATGTGAAATTAATTGCTGGAAAATATCGTTTTTGGAATAGAACTCATGGGGCAGATCATTTTCTTGTTGCTTGTCATGACTGG GCCTCCCGAGTCACAAGGCAGCATATGAAGAATTGCATCAGATCTCTTTGCAATGCCAATGTTGCTAAAGGCTTTAAACTAGGGAAGGACACTACTCTACCAGTTACATATATACGTTCCATGGAGGACCCACTAAAAGATCTTGGAGGAAATCCTCCTTCACAGAGACATATTCTTGCCTTCTTTGCGGGGAGCATGCATGGTTATGTCCGACCAATCCTGCTGCAGTACTGGGAAAATAAAGAACCCGACATGAAAATCTTTGGTCCAATGCCACGTGATATTGAAGGGAAAAAAGTCTACAGGGAGTACATGAAGAGCAGCAAGTACTGCATTTGTGCCAGGGGTTATGAGGTTCATACACCTCGAGTAGTTGAAGCCATTTTCTATGAATGTGTCCCAGTCATTATATCCGATAATTATGTGCCTCCTTTCTTTGAGGTATTGAACTGGGAGGCATTTGCAGTGTTCATTCAAGAGAAAGAAATCCCAAATTTGAGAAACATTTTGCTCTCAATCCCAGAAGAGAAGTACCTTGCCATGCAGTTGGGAGTAAAGATGATACAAAAGCACTTCCTTTGGCACAAAATGCCTGTGAAATATGACTTATTTCACATGGTCCTTCACTCGATATGGTACAACAGAGTTTTTCAGATGAAATCCAAATGA
- the LOC133857747 gene encoding probable glycosyltransferase At5g03795: MEKRRWVFMVGVVAVTYLLFQSLLLPYENALRSLLPDGEIPVRAESSFRAVHSVAKSVMVRNPLKVYASELSNDSMVVEVVKNEGVRRAIGEGGGLERKDSDVENGFASDVKGLDNDFELFVDGNLDSDSPPYENVVHVSESLALEVVRNEENSSVLDEAGEGRLGVSLEQIVKPNNGVSVGKNPEENTSLKSENSKGVDTTIQSPPLAMPRTASSITITYLENVVSNASSSALQRDGATLKNDSVMMTSTGTKKMRCNMPPKSITSLYEMNRILLRHRRSMRPRRSSVRDQEIVAVKSHIEHAPVVINNPELYAPLFRNVSMFKRSYELMERTLKVYVYRDGSKPIFHQPILKGLYASEGWFMKLMEGNKRFVVKDPRKAHLFYMPFSSRMLEYTLYVRNSHNQTNLWQYLKDYSEKIAAKYPYWNRTGGADHFLVACHDWAPYETRHHMEHCIKALCNADVTAGFKIGRDVSLPETYVRAARNPLRDLGGKPPSHRHILAFYAGNMHGYLRPILLKYWKDKDPDMKIFGPMPTGVASKMNYIQHMKSSKYCICPKGYEVNSPRVVEAIFYECVPVIISDNFVPPFFEVLDWGAFSLIVAEKDISNLKDILLSIPKEKYLELQLGVRKVQKHFLWHAKPLKYDLFHMTLHSIWYNRVFQIKLR; this comes from the exons ATGGAAAAGCGGAGATGGGTTTTCATGGTGGGGGTGGTGGCTGTTACTTACCTATTGTTTCAGTCCCTACTGCTTCCATATGAGAATGCTCTTCGGTCCTTATTGCCGGATGGCGAGATTCCGGTACGTGCTGAAAGTAGCTTCCGGGCTGTACATTCTGTTGCCAAGTCTGTGATGGTTCGTAACCCGCTAAAAGTTTATGCGTCGGAGTTGAGTAATGATTCGATGGTAGTTGAGGTGGTGAAAAATGAGGGTGTTCGACGAGCAATTGGGGAAGGTGGTGGGTTAGAGAGAAAGGATAGTGATGTAGAAAATGGTTTTGCATCTGATGTGAAAGGCCTGGATAATGATTTTGAACTTTTTGTGGATGGAAATCTAGATAGTGATTCTCCTCCATATGAGAATGTTGTACATGTGAGTGAGAGTTTGGCTTTGGAGGTTGTTAGGAATGAGGAAAATAGTTCTGTTCTGGATGAGGCCGGTGAAGGTAGGCTTGGCGTCTCTCTAGAGCAGATTGTAAAACCAAATAATGGAGTTTCTGTGGGGAAAAATCCCGAAGAGAATACAAGTCTGAAATCAGAAAATTCGAAGGGTGTTGATACAACTATTCAATCCCCTCCATTGGCAATGCCCAGAACAGCTTCATCAATCACCATTACATACCTTGAAAACGTGGTGTCGAATGCAAGCTCTTCTGCTCTACAACGTGATGGTGCAACTTTAAAAAACGATTCTGTAATGATGACTAGTACTGGAACGAAGAAGATGAGGTGCAACATGCCACCAAAGTCAATAACATCATTATATGAGATGAACCGCATACTATTGCGGCACCGTCGTTCGATG AGACCAAGACGGTCTTCTGTACGTGACCAGGAGATTGTAGCTGTAAAGTCACACATTGAGCATGCGCCTGTTGTAATAAACAATCCAGAACTTTATGCTCCTCTCTTTCGAAATGTTTCCATGTTTAAAAG GAGTTACGAACTCATGGAACGCACACTCAAAGTGTATGTCTACAGGGATGGAAGCAAACCCATCTTTCATCAACCAATACTCAAGGGATTATATGCTTCGGAGGGATGGTTCATGAAATTGATGGAGGGAAATAAGCGTTTTGTTGTGAAGGATCCTCGAAAGGCTCACCTGTTTTATATGCCATTTAGTTCACGGATGCTAGAGTACACCCTTTATGTGCGTAACTCTCATAACCAGACAAACCTTTGGCAATATTTGAAGGACTACTCGGAGAAAATTGCTGCAAAATATCCTTACTGGAATAGAACGGGTGGAGCAGATCATTTTCTTGTTGCTTGTCATGACTGG GCTCCATACGAGACAAGGCACCATATGGAACATTGCATAAAAGCCCTCTGCAATGCTGATGTGACTGCGGGCTTCAAAATTGGCCGGGATGTGTCTCTTCCAGAAACATATGTCCGGGCGGCCAGAAATCCTCTTAGAGATCTTGGAGGAAAACCTCCATCTCATAGACACATTCTTGCCTTCTATGCTGGAAATATGCATGGTTATTTACGACCTATCTTGCTGAAGTACTGGAAGGACAAAGACCCTGATATGAAGATCTTTGGTCCAATGCCTACTGGTGTTGCAAGCAAAATGAATTACATCCAGCACATGAAGAGCAGCAAATACTGTATTTGCCCCAAGGGTTATGAGGTGAACAGTCCACGTGTGGTTGAAGCCATCTTTTATGAGTGTGTACCTGTGATTATATCTGACAACTTTGTGCCACCATTTTTTGAGGTTTTGGATTGGGGTGCATTCTCATTAATCGTTGCAGAGAAAGACATTTCCAACTTGAAAGACATACTGCTTTCAATACCCAAAGAGAAGTATCTTGAGTTGCAGCTGGGGGTCAGGAAGGTTCAGAAGCATTTCCTCTGGCATGCTAAGCCCTTGAAGTATGATCTCTTCCACATGACTCTTCATTCAATTTGGTACAACAGAGTTTTCCAGATCAAACTTCGATAA
- the LOC133857329 gene encoding probable glycosyltransferase At3g07620 isoform X1, producing the protein MNIALLAQKLCHIAIWRLMVIFGMLVAVLIVSQCIALPYSKILSLSPANKGSIVMVVPSATILNNSPPNKHFIVNLVVGNDTYTSSDKDAGFGNQTKETDKFNDLASDGDTNSNGEFKLEKDDSKASINLTSGKVQNQSGNLPVVSQGTPTKGMGNFDADSRTSESFFADNISSIGNVKQTMKMQPKGKKIKPLQAVSVTLNHKFSMASISNSILKRWEKQATSISQMNSILLESPVSSRSMRPNWSSARDRELLSAKLEIENAPVIRNMPGLHAFVFRNVSMFKRSYELMEHILKIYIYREGEKPIFHQPRMRGIYASEGWFMKLMEGSKRFVVRDPRKAHLFYLPFSSQMLRAELSGQNIHSQNDLEKYLKNYVKLIAGKYRFWNRTHGADHFLVACHDWASRVTRQHMKNCIRSLCNANVAKGFKLGKDTTLPVTYIRSMEDPLKDLGGNPPSQRHILAFFAGSMHGYVRPILLQYWENKEPDMKIFGPMPRDIEGKKVYREYMKSSKYCICARGYEVHTPRVVEAIFYECVPVIISDNYVPPFFEVLNWEAFAVFIQEKEIPNLRNILLSIPEEKYLAMQLGVKMIQKHFLWHKMPVKYDLFHMVLHSIWYNRVFQMKSK; encoded by the exons ATGAATATTGCTCTCCTAGCCCAGAAGTTATGTCACATAGCAATCTGGAGACTGATGGTGATCTTTGGCATGTTGGTTGCTGTTTTAATTGTTTCTCAGTGTATTGCACTTCCCTACAGCAAAATATTGTCTCTATCTCCTGCTAACAAGGGTTCGATAGTTATGGTAGTTCCCAGTGCCACGATTTTAAACAATTCACCACCAAATAAACATTTTATTGTTAATCTTGTGGTGGGTAATGATACTTATACTTCTTCTGACAAAGATGCTGGGTTTGGGaatcaaacaaaagaaacagataAATTCAATGATCTAGCTTCAGATGGTGACACAAACTCTAATGGGGAGTTTAAATTGGAGAAAGATGACTCCAAAGCAAGCATAAATTTAACCTCGGGTAAAGTTCAAAATCAATCTGGCAACTTGCCAGTTGTATCACAAGGAACTCCTACAAAGGGCATGGGAAACTTTGATGCAGATTCAAGGACTTCAGAGTCATTCTTTGCAGACAACATATCTTCAATTGGCAATGTCAAACAAACTATGAAAATGCAACCCAAGGGTAAGAAGATTAAGCCACTGCAAGCTGTTTCTGTCACCTTGAACCATAAATTTTCCATGGCAAGTATTTCCAACTCCATATTGAAGAGGTGGGAGAAGCAGGCAACATCCATATCCCAGATGAACTCAATATTGCTTGAAAGTCCGGTGTCTTCTCGTTCCATG AGACCCAATTGGTCTTCTGCACGTGATCGTGAACTCCTATCTGCAAAACTAGAGATTGAGAATGCTCCTGTGATAAGGAACATGCCAGGGCTTCATGCTTTTGTTTTTCGAAATGTATCCATGTTTAAAAG GAGTTATGAATTGATGGAACATATTCTCAAAATTTATATCTATAGGGAAGGTGAAAAGCCCATATTCCATCAGCCACGAATGAGAGGAATTTATGCCTCGGAAGGATGGTTTATGAAACTGATGGAGGGAAGCAAAAGATTTGTTGTGAGGGACCCCAGAAAAGCTCACTTGTTTTACTTACCCTTCAGTTCGCAAATGCTAAGGGCTGAACTTTCTGGGCAAAATATTCACAGTCAGAATGACCTAGAGAAATATCTGAAGAACTATGTGAAATTAATTGCTGGAAAATATCGTTTTTGGAATAGAACTCATGGGGCAGATCATTTTCTTGTTGCTTGTCATGACTGG GCCTCCCGAGTCACAAGGCAGCATATGAAGAATTGCATCAGATCTCTTTGCAATGCCAATGTTGCTAAAGGCTTTAAACTAGGGAAGGACACTACTCTACCAGTTACATATATACGTTCCATGGAGGACCCACTAAAAGATCTTGGAGGAAATCCTCCTTCACAGAGACATATTCTTGCCTTCTTTGCGGGGAGCATGCATGGTTATGTCCGACCAATCCTGCTGCAGTACTGGGAAAATAAAGAACCCGACATGAAAATCTTTGGTCCAATGCCACGTGATATTGAAGGGAAAAAAGTCTACAGGGAGTACATGAAGAGCAGCAAGTACTGCATTTGTGCCAGGGGTTATGAGGTTCATACACCTCGAGTAGTTGAAGCCATTTTCTATGAATGTGTCCCAGTCATTATATCCGATAATTATGTGCCTCCTTTCTTTGAGGTATTGAACTGGGAGGCATTTGCAGTGTTCATTCAAGAGAAAGAAATCCCAAATTTGAGAAACATTTTGCTCTCAATCCCAGAAGAGAAGTACCTTGCCATGCAGTTGGGAGTAAAGATGATACAAAAGCACTTCCTTTGGCACAAAATGCCTGTGAAATATGACTTATTTCACATGGTCCTTCACTCGATATGGTACAACAGAGTTTTTCAGATGAAATCCAAATGA